The following proteins come from a genomic window of Verrucomicrobiota bacterium:
- a CDS encoding ABC transporter permease — MKLPFELMLAVRYLRPKRTFVSVITLISIIGVMLGVAVLIIVISVMAGFDRQLREKILGFKSHLRVEANGPMTDYAALIHTISTHQGVKGVAPLVMGQVMVETQPVNGAPQYLFPAIRGVDPDPDSESKISILPSSISTGNYDVRGNRVLLGRELAASLSLSVGDTLSIYSMGDLRRVQRLIKKSRANEEVDEGLLPTEFEVGGIFDAGYYEFNSFFIVCSIANAQDLSGLDDSVQGLTVTLLDPSAARQVRTELQAVLDPGVRIRTWEEDNSDILDALLVEKNVMFYLLFFIMIVAAFGITSSLITFVVQKTREIGILKALGASGSQIMSIFFSQSLLVGAMGVTAGYGLGMLAVAYRNEFLLFLRRATDFELFPSRIYGFSQLPALIEAGDILIICGGSLLICLLAGVFPAWNAGRLKPVEALRHE, encoded by the coding sequence ATGAAGCTGCCGTTTGAGTTGATGCTGGCAGTCCGCTATTTGCGGCCCAAGCGGACGTTCGTTTCGGTGATCACCCTCATTTCGATCATCGGCGTCATGCTGGGAGTGGCCGTGCTCATCATCGTGATCAGTGTCATGGCGGGGTTCGACCGCCAGTTGCGCGAGAAAATCCTCGGATTCAAGTCGCATCTGCGCGTCGAGGCGAACGGGCCAATGACGGATTACGCGGCATTGATCCACACGATTTCGACCCATCAAGGCGTCAAAGGCGTCGCGCCACTGGTCATGGGACAAGTGATGGTGGAAACTCAGCCGGTGAATGGAGCGCCGCAGTACCTTTTCCCAGCCATTCGCGGAGTCGATCCCGACCCGGACTCGGAGAGCAAGATCAGTATTCTCCCCTCCAGTATCTCCACCGGCAACTATGACGTGCGCGGCAATCGAGTGCTGCTCGGACGAGAACTGGCCGCAAGCTTGAGCCTCAGTGTGGGCGATACGCTGTCCATCTATTCGATGGGCGATCTCCGGCGCGTGCAAAGATTGATCAAGAAAAGCCGGGCCAATGAAGAAGTCGATGAAGGTCTTCTGCCCACGGAATTCGAAGTAGGCGGCATTTTTGACGCCGGCTATTACGAGTTCAACAGTTTCTTCATCGTCTGCTCCATCGCCAACGCGCAAGACTTGTCCGGTCTCGATGATTCCGTGCAAGGCCTGACGGTGACGCTGCTCGATCCCAGCGCCGCCCGGCAAGTCCGGACGGAGCTGCAGGCCGTGCTCGATCCCGGCGTCAGGATCCGGACCTGGGAAGAGGACAACTCCGACATCCTCGATGCGCTGTTGGTGGAGAAGAATGTGATGTTCTACCTGTTGTTCTTCATCATGATCGTCGCGGCGTTTGGCATCACCAGTTCCTTGATCACCTTTGTGGTTCAGAAAACGCGGGAGATCGGAATCCTGAAGGCGCTCGGCGCGTCCGGCAGCCAGATCATGTCGATCTTTTTCAGCCAGAGCCTGCTCGTCGGCGCGATGGGGGTGACGGCCGGGTATGGGCTGGGAATGCTGGCGGTGGCTTATCGGAACGAATTTCTGCTGTTCTTGAGAAGAGCGACCGACTTCGAGCTTTTTCCTTCGCGGATTTACGGGTTCAGCCAGCTTCCGGCGTTGATCGAGGCGGGAGACATTCTAATCATCTGCGGCGGGTCGCTTCTGATTTGCCTGTTGGCCGGGGTGTTTCCGGCCTGGAACGCGGGCCGCTTGAAGCCCGTCGAAGC